From Lolium perenne isolate Kyuss_39 chromosome 5, Kyuss_2.0, whole genome shotgun sequence, a single genomic window includes:
- the LOC127298192 gene encoding uncharacterized protein, producing the protein MGNSYSNGGSYTSGHLQAPELPPLHLCFFLLVLLVFLAFSWYMSYESVVETFADQGRLLLMVSPLALLLAVRLLSGGDGDGHGHGHGRRVDQLMSMSMPERDSIHRAGGSPWGVGLLLVLLLVMVSYQSNFRDRWFAL; encoded by the coding sequence ATGGGGAACTCGTACAGCAACGGCGGCTCCTACACGTCGGGCCACCTGCAGGCGCCGGAGCTGCCGCCGCTGCACCTCTGCTTCTTCCTGCTGGTGCTGCTCGTCTTCCTCGCCTTCTCCTGGTACATGAGCTACGAGTCGGTGGTGGAGACCTTCGCCGACCAGGGCCGCCTCCTGCTCATGGTGTCGCCGCTCGCGCTGCTCCTCGCCGTGCGCCTGCTgtcgggcggcgacggcgacgggcaCGGGCACGGGCATGGGCGGCGCGTCGACCAACTCATGTCCATGTCCATGCCCGAGAGGGACTCCATCCACCGCGCCGGGGGCTCGCCGTGGGGCGTCGGCCTCCTGCTCGTGCTGCTCCTCGTCATGGTCTCCTACCAGTCCAACTTCCGGGACAGGTGGTTCGCGCTCTAG